One window of the Halobacillus litoralis genome contains the following:
- a CDS encoding GspE/PulE family protein, with protein MIKRKRLGDLLKEAGIIEEDQVQEALLVKKAEQKLGDVLVEKGFVTEKQLIEVLEFQLGIPHVSLFHFPIDPSVITIVSKEFALRNLLVPIERKGEELTVAMADPMDYFSIDDLKISTGFKISPVIATKNEILQAVNRHYNLNDTEIDEEVKDADEAPAIKLVDQLLQAGVQLKSSDIHIDPQESRVLIRYRIDGVLRTERTLPKSYQNSLIARVKIMANLNITETRLPQDGRIKTNVDKAPVDLRISILPTVYGEKVVIRILDLSNALSTIEDLGFNKINAQKYKGLIEQPSGLILITGPTGSGKSSTLYASLNRLNTDDVNIITVEDPVEYQIEGLNQVQVNASIGLTFSKGLRSILRQDPNIVMVGEIRDSETAEIAIRASLTGHLVLSTLHTNSAIATIPRLFDMDIEPYLVVSSLSGIVAQRLVRKICRDCRRASKLTEMEKKHFQKRGMEAETIYKGEGCNSCQNTGYRGRMAIQEVLVIDDEIRHMMMNNGSMDQVRRYALKTGMLFLLDDGLLKVKQGMTTLEEVLRVAKVD; from the coding sequence GTGATTAAGAGAAAACGTTTAGGAGATCTATTAAAAGAAGCAGGCATCATAGAGGAAGACCAGGTTCAAGAAGCTTTACTGGTGAAAAAAGCTGAACAAAAGCTTGGGGACGTTCTCGTTGAGAAGGGCTTCGTAACTGAAAAACAGTTGATCGAGGTATTGGAATTCCAATTGGGGATCCCTCACGTGTCTCTCTTTCACTTTCCTATCGATCCCAGTGTCATAACAATTGTAAGTAAAGAATTTGCTTTGAGAAACCTGCTTGTTCCTATTGAGCGAAAAGGTGAAGAGTTGACCGTAGCTATGGCAGACCCTATGGATTATTTCTCCATTGATGATTTGAAAATATCGACAGGCTTCAAAATATCACCAGTCATCGCAACTAAAAATGAAATCTTGCAAGCAGTGAATCGTCATTATAATTTAAATGACACAGAAATTGATGAAGAAGTGAAAGATGCTGACGAAGCTCCTGCTATTAAACTTGTGGATCAACTTTTGCAGGCTGGTGTCCAACTGAAATCAAGTGACATCCATATCGATCCCCAAGAGTCCAGGGTTTTAATCCGCTATAGGATCGATGGAGTACTTAGAACTGAAAGAACACTACCTAAATCTTACCAAAACAGTTTAATCGCCCGTGTGAAAATCATGGCTAATTTAAATATCACAGAAACACGTCTCCCCCAGGACGGACGGATAAAGACCAATGTTGACAAGGCACCGGTTGATTTAAGGATCTCGATTTTACCTACTGTTTACGGGGAGAAAGTGGTGATCCGTATATTAGATTTGTCAAATGCTTTAAGTACCATAGAAGATTTAGGCTTCAATAAAATCAATGCTCAAAAGTATAAAGGGCTGATTGAACAGCCGTCTGGACTGATCTTGATCACAGGTCCGACCGGGTCGGGGAAATCATCCACCCTGTATGCATCCTTAAATCGGTTGAATACAGATGATGTGAACATAATTACTGTAGAGGACCCTGTCGAATATCAAATCGAAGGCCTGAACCAGGTACAAGTGAATGCTTCCATCGGTCTTACCTTTTCAAAAGGATTGCGTTCCATCCTGCGTCAAGACCCGAACATCGTCATGGTCGGGGAAATAAGGGACTCGGAGACAGCGGAAATTGCTATTAGAGCTTCTTTGACCGGCCACCTTGTCCTGAGTACATTACATACCAATAGTGCGATCGCCACTATACCTCGTCTCTTTGATATGGATATTGAACCATATCTGGTTGTGTCTTCATTATCAGGTATCGTCGCTCAAAGATTAGTCAGAAAGATATGCCGAGATTGTCGCCGTGCGTCCAAGTTGACAGAAATGGAAAAAAAGCATTTTCAAAAACGTGGAATGGAAGCAGAAACGATCTACAAAGGTGAAGGCTGCAATAGCTGTCAAAATACTGGCTATCGGGGGCGTATGGCGATTCAAGAGGTTTTAGTCATCGATGACGAGATCCGCCATATGATGATGAACAATGGAAGTATGGACCAGGTCCGGAGGTACGCGTTGAAAACGGGTATGCTTTTCCTATTGGATGATGGGCTGTTGAAGGTGAAGCAGGGAATGACCACATTAGAAGAAGTGCTGCGCGTTGCAAAAGTAGATTAG
- a CDS encoding type IV pilus twitching motility protein PilT, with protein MQDKFDKLLTAANEYGASDIHLTVGVPPIFRIHGDLKKYGKQTLKPEDTDGMTKAILTGDLLAQLEETREVDVSYGISGVSRFRINIYYQRNCLSMAVRIVPREIPSIEELYMPEVLKKISTFAQGLVLVTGPTGSGKSTTLASIVDYINQTSRKHIITLEDPIEYTHNHKNCIVDQREVGFDTRNFANGLRSCLRQDPDVILVGELRDFETISTALTAAETGHLVLGTLHTTNAPDTIDRIIDVFPPNQQGQVRVQLANVLKAIISQRLFQRVDRKGRRAAVEILLNTSAVKNLIRNEKIHQIKNVIQTSKAIHMQTLEMSINDLLAENLIDERDAAPYLKEGGA; from the coding sequence ATGCAAGACAAATTTGATAAGCTCTTAACTGCTGCCAATGAATATGGAGCTTCTGATATCCATTTGACAGTTGGAGTGCCACCGATTTTCCGGATTCATGGTGATCTTAAAAAGTATGGCAAACAGACGTTGAAGCCGGAAGATACAGACGGTATGACCAAAGCAATTCTTACTGGGGACCTCTTAGCCCAACTTGAAGAGACAAGGGAAGTGGACGTATCTTATGGAATTTCAGGTGTGTCACGGTTCCGGATCAATATTTATTATCAACGTAACTGCCTTTCTATGGCGGTAAGGATTGTACCTCGGGAAATTCCTTCCATTGAAGAATTGTACATGCCTGAGGTTCTTAAAAAAATCAGTACATTTGCTCAAGGTCTGGTTCTTGTTACAGGGCCGACCGGCTCAGGGAAGTCAACGACTCTGGCATCGATCGTAGATTACATCAATCAAACTTCACGTAAACACATCATAACTTTAGAAGACCCGATTGAATACACGCATAATCATAAAAACTGTATCGTAGACCAACGGGAGGTCGGCTTTGATACTCGTAACTTCGCCAATGGATTGCGCTCATGTCTGCGACAGGATCCAGATGTGATACTAGTCGGAGAGTTACGTGATTTTGAAACGATTTCCACTGCACTGACGGCAGCGGAAACTGGCCACCTTGTTCTTGGGACGCTACACACGACGAACGCTCCTGACACGATCGATCGGATCATCGATGTTTTTCCACCGAATCAACAAGGCCAGGTCCGGGTTCAATTGGCAAACGTTTTGAAAGCCATCATATCTCAACGGCTATTTCAAAGAGTTGACCGCAAAGGGCGGAGAGCAGCCGTAGAAATACTGCTCAACACATCGGCGGTCAAAAATTTGATTCGCAATGAAAAAATCCATCAAATTAAAAATGTGATCCAAACCTCAAAAGCTATCCATATGCAGACGCTGGAGATGTCCATCAATGATTTATTGGCTGAAAATCTGATTGATGAGCGGGACGCTGCCCCGTATTTGAAGGAAGGGGGAGCTTAG
- a CDS encoding type II secretion system F family protein, whose protein sequence is MPYYTYQGRNPLGKTQKGRLRANSRKEAVSTLKEKGITISDIKELDSIFLKDIQIGKPVKPKDFVIYLRQFATLIRAGISLLETTRILAKQSSSRAMSEALQDIGEQLESGRSFSDAASSHPKIFTNLFINMVRAGEVGGNLEEILERLAAYYEKQFDTRQKIISALTYPLVVGIIAIGIVIFLLTFVVPRFASMFDSLGGELPLITQMTLNMSQFFQQFWYIALLIPILIVTLYKFTIMKNDKFQYFMDHLKLRMPIFGPLLQKAALVRMTSTLSSLINSSVPILQSLQVTQRVVENKVVENAIANSYRSLEKGNNLSDPLRQYTIFPPLVIQMMAVGEETGSLDYMLSKVAEFYESELDYTTERLKTLIEPLMILTLAVVVGGIVAAIAIPMFSIFDTIN, encoded by the coding sequence ATGCCATATTATACTTACCAAGGCCGTAATCCTTTAGGAAAAACACAAAAAGGCAGGCTGCGAGCCAATTCCAGAAAAGAAGCTGTTTCAACCTTGAAAGAAAAAGGGATTACAATTTCAGATATCAAAGAATTGGACAGTATTTTCTTGAAAGATATTCAAATTGGCAAACCGGTGAAACCCAAGGACTTTGTCATCTACTTGCGCCAATTCGCAACCCTGATCCGAGCGGGCATATCACTATTAGAAACCACAAGAATCCTTGCAAAACAATCGAGTAGTCGTGCGATGAGTGAAGCCTTGCAAGATATCGGGGAGCAGTTGGAGAGCGGCAGGTCATTTTCTGATGCGGCTAGCTCCCACCCTAAAATATTCACAAACCTGTTCATCAACATGGTCCGGGCCGGAGAAGTGGGGGGTAATTTAGAGGAGATCCTCGAGCGTTTAGCGGCATATTACGAGAAACAGTTTGATACGCGCCAAAAAATCATCTCTGCTCTCACCTACCCATTAGTCGTGGGAATCATCGCAATCGGCATCGTAATTTTCCTGTTAACCTTTGTGGTACCGAGATTTGCCAGTATGTTCGATTCTTTAGGAGGAGAACTACCTCTGATCACGCAAATGACATTGAACATGAGTCAGTTTTTTCAGCAATTCTGGTATATAGCTCTGCTTATTCCAATTCTTATCGTAACGCTATATAAATTTACCATTATGAAAAATGATAAGTTTCAGTACTTCATGGATCATTTGAAACTGCGCATGCCGATTTTCGGGCCTTTGCTCCAAAAAGCTGCTCTTGTGAGAATGACCAGTACGCTCAGTTCTTTGATCAATAGTTCTGTGCCCATCTTACAATCCCTGCAAGTGACGCAGCGGGTCGTCGAGAACAAAGTGGTCGAAAATGCGATCGCGAACAGTTACAGATCATTAGAAAAAGGCAACAATCTATCAGATCCACTGCGACAATATACTATTTTTCCGCCCCTTGTCATCCAGATGATGGCCGTAGGTGAAGAGACTGGTTCGCTTGACTACATGTTGTCTAAAGTGGCTGAGTTTTACGAATCGGAGCTTGATTATACGACAGAGCGGCTGAAAACATTGATTGAACCCTTGATGATTCTGACATTAGCTGTCGTAGTCGGCGGCATAGTAGCAGCCATTGCCATTCCGATGTTTTCTATTTTTGATACGATCAATTAA
- a CDS encoding prepilin-type N-terminal cleavage/methylation domain-containing protein → MKKLRELLKNEKGFTLIELLAVIVILGIIAAIAVPAIGNLIASTEDDAHDSNALSLLESARLANVSGETVNSIADQDVDGFSAQELVDSGFLDSVPQDPETDAPYGTAFVEVEEDGGSFTYRVTLGSGGTNYIEDDTKSELNGQEESTG, encoded by the coding sequence ATGAAGAAATTGAGAGAGTTGTTGAAAAATGAGAAAGGTTTCACGTTGATTGAGCTTTTGGCCGTTATTGTTATTTTGGGAATTATTGCAGCGATTGCTGTCCCTGCTATTGGTAACTTGATTGCGAGTACGGAAGATGATGCACATGATTCGAACGCATTATCTTTGTTAGAGTCAGCGCGTTTAGCGAATGTAAGTGGAGAAACAGTTAACTCCATTGCTGACCAAGACGTAGATGGATTTTCAGCACAAGAGCTAGTAGATAGTGGATTTTTAGATTCTGTTCCTCAGGACCCTGAAACGGATGCCCCCTACGGCACGGCTTTTGTAGAGGTAGAGGAAGATGGAGGGTCATTTACTTATAGGGTTACTTTAGGTTCAGGCGGCACAAATTATATAGAGGATGATACAAAATCAGAATTAAACGGGCAAGAAGAATCAACTGGTTAA
- a CDS encoding prepilin peptidase produces the protein MNAILPLYIFISGTILGSFFNVVGLRLPKKIDFTKSRSACPHCSTTLQARDLIPLISFLLSKGKCRHCESRISIAYPIVELSTGILFLSAYMHLGISYPFLGACLLISLAIIVTVGDLKYMIIPDRLLLFFAGMFIIYRFFYPLEPWYVSVLGALTGFGLIMLIIVVSKGGMGGGDMKLFGILGILLGVKMTLLTFFLATIIGTIASLLLLGFKVIGRKDPFPFGPSIMLASIISYLYGNDLLNFYFETFYI, from the coding sequence ATGAACGCAATTCTACCTTTATACATATTCATAAGCGGAACCATCTTAGGGTCCTTTTTCAATGTCGTCGGTCTGCGATTACCTAAAAAAATCGATTTCACTAAATCACGCTCCGCATGCCCTCACTGCTCCACAACTTTACAAGCTCGAGATCTCATCCCACTAATTTCTTTCCTCTTATCCAAGGGTAAGTGCAGACATTGCGAAAGCAGGATTTCAATCGCTTATCCGATTGTTGAATTAAGTACAGGGATTTTGTTCTTGTCTGCTTATATGCATTTGGGAATATCTTATCCTTTTTTAGGTGCTTGTCTGCTCATATCCCTTGCTATCATAGTGACCGTGGGGGACTTGAAATATATGATTATTCCTGACCGTCTCCTTCTGTTTTTTGCAGGTATGTTCATCATTTACCGTTTCTTCTATCCACTTGAACCCTGGTATGTTTCAGTATTAGGAGCTCTTACCGGTTTCGGTTTGATCATGCTTATCATTGTTGTAAGTAAAGGTGGAATGGGAGGAGGAGATATGAAACTTTTCGGTATCTTGGGGATATTATTAGGTGTCAAAATGACCCTGCTTACTTTTTTCCTGGCTACCATAATTGGAACAATTGCCAGTCTTCTGCTTCTGGGGTTTAAAGTAATTGGTCGAAAAGATCCATTTCCCTTTGGTCCTTCCATCATGCTGGCATCTATCATCAGTTATCTATATGGTAATGATCTTCTCAATTTTTATTTCGAAACTTTTTACATATAG
- the pilM gene encoding type IV pilus biogenesis protein PilM, which translates to MFNLFKVKGRLNFIIKNHSIRYVHSKSSNINQIEQTGEIILPYHVMEDGKINDYRELTSIIEDFIENKGWKNKSLYFTVPDHSVVIRPYKVPATLKADEIKGYLYMQLGETLHLPFEDPAFDYSILENGEKETELLLFAYPEEQIRKLEQVFKDAKLKPKAADISALSVYRFYEHLGMAAKEEHLLLIDWNMDGCVLTVFKEHLPAFINHTKSPLALNLWKRENGRYIWQGDEGDPSDFTYDQVNEIERIMDFYRFSLMNGEAGVSKVLLTGDWPENERALSLLEEKAIHVETLMEPSLFIETEHPVSVECVDAIGLSIKQ; encoded by the coding sequence TTGTTCAATCTTTTCAAGGTGAAAGGTCGTTTGAACTTCATTATCAAAAATCACTCGATCCGTTATGTGCATAGTAAATCATCCAATATCAATCAAATCGAACAAACAGGAGAGATCATCCTTCCATACCACGTAATGGAGGATGGGAAAATCAACGATTATAGAGAGCTCACCTCCATCATTGAAGATTTTATTGAAAACAAAGGGTGGAAAAATAAATCCTTGTACTTCACCGTGCCTGATCATTCTGTAGTTATCCGCCCATACAAAGTACCCGCGACATTGAAGGCGGATGAGATCAAAGGCTATCTTTATATGCAACTTGGTGAAACATTACATTTGCCTTTTGAAGACCCTGCTTTTGATTACAGCATCCTTGAAAATGGTGAAAAAGAAACAGAACTTCTGCTGTTTGCCTATCCGGAAGAACAGATACGAAAGTTAGAACAAGTCTTCAAGGATGCTAAGCTGAAACCGAAAGCGGCTGATATTAGTGCTCTCTCTGTTTACAGGTTTTACGAACATTTAGGAATGGCAGCAAAAGAAGAGCACCTCCTATTAATTGATTGGAATATGGATGGGTGTGTGTTGACAGTCTTTAAAGAACATTTGCCAGCTTTTATCAACCACACTAAAAGTCCTTTAGCATTGAATTTGTGGAAACGGGAAAATGGCCGATACATATGGCAGGGCGATGAAGGGGATCCTTCTGATTTTACTTATGATCAAGTGAATGAGATAGAAAGGATCATGGATTTCTATCGATTTTCTCTCATGAACGGAGAAGCAGGAGTATCAAAAGTATTATTAACAGGTGATTGGCCAGAAAACGAGCGAGCGCTGTCTCTGCTTGAAGAAAAGGCGATTCATGTAGAAACCTTAATGGAACCGAGCTTATTCATAGAAACAGAACATCCGGTTTCAGTAGAGTGTGTAGATGCAATCGGATTATCGATTAAGCAGTAG
- a CDS encoding SPOR domain-containing protein codes for MDSKKKISISFRNEHQKDSKREVVRTQSEQAAAAEEKKDEQRPSTPVYQLPLKKKKKYFSSFKPLIATSLTALFVSLGLGFLLLRMFVSLTDDTSMGSQANDTMPVTSPGEQQTAENSPDSLPVGALQTFNAYIVQAGAFSTETKALEWKSRLTAQSVSSVVWERDGQFYLYVGSGATKQEADLIASELAAESIETYVKPWVVNVEKQVPDKVYQHLDAHSLGDFSESDRQKVMEEIGKNTPLAQALSEWEAQDDTNVNWLKVAKSLE; via the coding sequence ATGGATTCCAAAAAGAAAATATCAATTTCATTCCGAAATGAACATCAGAAAGACTCGAAACGGGAAGTTGTAAGGACGCAAAGTGAACAAGCGGCCGCCGCTGAAGAGAAAAAGGACGAGCAGCGGCCGTCCACTCCCGTTTACCAGCTTCCTTTGAAAAAGAAGAAAAAGTATTTCTCTTCTTTTAAACCATTGATTGCGACGTCGCTCACTGCTTTATTCGTAAGTCTTGGACTCGGTTTTCTGCTCTTACGCATGTTCGTATCGCTGACAGATGATACCTCCATGGGCAGCCAGGCAAATGACACCATGCCAGTTACGAGTCCTGGTGAACAGCAAACCGCAGAAAATAGTCCAGATTCGCTTCCCGTAGGTGCTCTTCAAACATTTAACGCGTATATAGTCCAGGCAGGGGCTTTTTCTACAGAAACGAAAGCGTTGGAATGGAAGAGTCGTTTGACAGCTCAATCGGTTTCTTCTGTTGTATGGGAAAGAGACGGGCAATTTTATTTATATGTAGGGAGCGGGGCTACTAAACAAGAAGCAGATCTTATTGCAAGCGAACTGGCGGCTGAAAGCATTGAAACATATGTGAAACCGTGGGTAGTAAATGTAGAAAAGCAGGTGCCGGATAAGGTTTATCAACATTTAGATGCTCATTCACTAGGAGACTTTTCAGAAAGCGATCGACAGAAAGTGATGGAAGAAATTGGGAAAAACACTCCGCTTGCGCAAGCTCTCTCGGAATGGGAAGCACAAGACGATACGAACGTTAATTGGTTGAAAGTTGCAAAATCGCTTGAATAA
- a CDS encoding Maf family protein yields the protein MCNLVLGSQSPRRKELLELAGYRFVVRSSEVEEVIEEGMTPEEAVLHLSQVKSESIELLEDEVLLTSDTVVSVDGRILGKPANFSDARSYLQQLSGRTHEVFTGVYLRTNEESCTFFVQTDVTFYDLSDNEIEWYLSTGEIWDKAGAYGIQGKGALFVEKIDGDYYSVVGLPISRVSRELRTFNVSSG from the coding sequence GTGTGCAACTTAGTTTTAGGTTCTCAATCACCAAGAAGAAAAGAATTGTTGGAATTGGCTGGGTATCGTTTTGTAGTAAGAAGCTCAGAAGTGGAGGAAGTAATTGAAGAAGGTATGACTCCTGAAGAGGCGGTCCTTCATTTATCACAGGTGAAAAGTGAATCGATAGAATTATTAGAGGATGAGGTTTTACTCACTTCTGACACTGTTGTTTCAGTTGATGGGCGAATTTTAGGGAAGCCTGCGAACTTTTCTGATGCCCGTTCTTATTTGCAACAACTAAGTGGGCGGACACATGAGGTGTTCACAGGTGTTTATTTGCGGACAAATGAGGAATCATGTACGTTTTTTGTGCAAACAGATGTTACTTTTTATGACTTGTCAGACAACGAGATTGAGTGGTACTTATCAACTGGTGAAATTTGGGATAAAGCAGGTGCTTATGGTATTCAGGGGAAAGGAGCCTTGTTTGTAGAAAAAATTGATGGAGACTATTACAGTGTAGTCGGATTGCCGATTTCCAGGGTTTCCCGTGAATTGAGAACATTTAACGTTTCTTCAGGCTGA
- the ltrA gene encoding group II intron reverse transcriptase/maturase produces MRNPKVVLNSLTFKAQDDTYIFERLYRNLYNIEFYLEAYAKLHPNKGSNTKGVNNDTIDGMSLERIERLIEKLKEQTYQPNPARRTYIPKKNGKTRPLGIPTFEDKLVQEVVRRILESIYEPQFSNHSHGFRPNRSCHTALKEIRNTFTGTRWFIEGDIKGFFDNIDHHVLVGLLRKRIKDEKLINLIWKFLRAGYVEDWTFHKTYSGTPQGGIISPLLSNIYLHELDKYAEGYAESFIKGEKRRHNLVYHNLASKINHCKSKNKRDWERLTKEEKAERLGELKALYKKLQSHHSKDLFDPNYRRMKYIRYADDFIIGVIGSKKEAEQIKIDLTESLAEKLKLELSAEKTLITYSDKNARFLGYNIRVARDWHRMKMPNGTKKRKFNYQTKIFVPHEKYIKKLIDLGALKIGSNSGWKPVHRPYLVHNDDLEILRTYNAEIEGLYNYYRLASNDHVLQSFRQTMKYSMIKTYANKYKSTVSKIITKFKINGKLGIRYITKDGPKIAYFTEQRMEKNSEIKKQSMDIIENTIVYGGRTSLIERLLAEKCEWCGEENVPLEMHHVNKLKNLKGKKRWEQFMIARNRKTIAMCVKCHLDLHNGKLD; encoded by the coding sequence ATGAGAAATCCAAAAGTAGTGTTAAACAGTCTAACTTTCAAAGCACAAGATGATACGTATATCTTCGAAAGATTATATCGAAATCTGTATAATATCGAGTTCTATCTAGAAGCCTATGCCAAGCTTCACCCTAATAAAGGGAGTAACACAAAAGGTGTTAACAATGACACAATCGATGGTATGAGTTTAGAAAGAATCGAGCGTTTAATCGAAAAACTAAAGGAACAAACATATCAACCAAATCCAGCACGCAGAACATATATTCCAAAGAAAAACGGTAAAACACGACCTTTGGGTATTCCGACTTTTGAGGATAAACTAGTGCAAGAGGTTGTTCGGCGAATTTTAGAAAGTATCTACGAACCTCAATTTTCAAATCATTCACATGGTTTTCGACCAAATCGTAGCTGTCACACTGCCTTAAAAGAAATACGCAATACTTTTACGGGTACGAGATGGTTTATTGAAGGTGACATAAAAGGTTTCTTTGATAACATTGACCATCATGTATTAGTTGGACTTTTACGGAAGCGCATTAAGGATGAAAAATTAATTAATTTAATTTGGAAATTCTTAAGGGCAGGTTATGTAGAAGATTGGACTTTTCATAAAACCTACAGTGGGACACCCCAAGGTGGAATCATTAGTCCGTTACTTTCGAATATTTATCTGCATGAATTAGATAAATACGCTGAAGGATATGCGGAATCCTTTATCAAAGGTGAAAAACGTAGGCATAATCTGGTTTATCATAACCTAGCATCAAAAATTAATCATTGTAAAAGTAAAAATAAACGTGATTGGGAACGACTAACCAAAGAAGAAAAAGCTGAAAGGCTTGGAGAATTAAAAGCTCTGTACAAAAAACTGCAAAGCCATCATAGCAAAGACCTTTTTGACCCAAACTATCGTAGAATGAAATATATAAGGTACGCGGATGATTTTATTATCGGTGTCATTGGTAGTAAAAAGGAAGCTGAACAAATCAAGATAGATTTAACAGAATCCCTTGCAGAAAAACTCAAGTTGGAATTGAGTGCTGAAAAAACGTTGATAACATATAGTGATAAAAACGCTAGATTTTTAGGATACAATATACGAGTAGCAAGAGATTGGCACAGAATGAAAATGCCAAATGGCACAAAGAAACGAAAGTTTAACTATCAAACAAAAATATTCGTTCCTCATGAAAAATACATCAAAAAACTCATCGATTTAGGTGCATTGAAAATTGGCAGTAACAGCGGCTGGAAACCTGTTCATCGTCCCTATCTAGTGCATAATGATGACCTTGAAATTCTTCGTACGTATAATGCGGAGATTGAGGGATTATATAATTACTATCGCCTAGCAAGTAATGATCATGTCCTTCAGTCTTTTAGGCAAACAATGAAATACAGTATGATTAAAACGTATGCCAATAAATACAAAAGTACCGTCAGCAAAATTATTACAAAATTTAAAATAAACGGGAAATTAGGTATACGTTATATAACGAAGGATGGTCCTAAAATTGCCTATTTTACGGAACAGCGAATGGAAAAGAACTCGGAAATCAAAAAACAGTCAATGGATATAATCGAAAATACAATCGTTTACGGTGGCAGAACAAGTCTCATTGAACGCCTTTTAGCTGAAAAGTGTGAGTGGTGTGGTGAAGAAAATGTTCCATTGGAGATGCATCATGTCAACAAGCTCAAGAATTTGAAAGGCAAGAAACGATGGGAACAATTCATGATTGCAAGAAATCGCAAGACTATTGCAATGTGTGTGAAATGCCACCTTGATTTACACAATGGAAAGTTAGATTGA
- a CDS encoding rod shape-determining protein gives MGIFGFSQDLGIDLGTANTLVFLKNKGVIVREPSVVAKNTQTGEIEAVGNDARNMIGRTPGYINVIRPMKDGVIADYDTTAQMMKYYIRKALKTRSSFASKPNVMVCVPSGITMVEERAVIDATKQAGAKEAYPIAEPFAAAIGAGLPVWEPTGSMVVDIGGGTTEVAIISLGGIVTSQSIRIAGDEMDDSIIQHVRKRYNLMIGERTAEETKMELGGAGEVNEIDEMDIRGRDLLTGLPKTITIKSDEIVGAMKDTVDSIIETVKNTLEKTPPELAADIMERGIVLTGGGALLKNIDTVISDETNMPVFIADEPLDCVAIGTGKSLEYIHHFRSQPNVASRAKMD, from the coding sequence TTGGGGATTTTTGGATTCTCTCAAGATTTAGGAATTGATTTGGGAACTGCGAATACACTAGTTTTTTTGAAGAATAAAGGGGTCATTGTAAGAGAACCCTCTGTAGTAGCTAAAAATACACAAACCGGTGAAATTGAGGCCGTTGGTAATGATGCAAGGAACATGATCGGCCGTACACCAGGCTACATAAATGTCATCCGTCCGATGAAAGACGGAGTGATTGCTGATTATGATACAACAGCTCAAATGATGAAATATTATATTAGGAAGGCACTCAAAACAAGGTCGTCTTTCGCTAGTAAACCGAATGTAATGGTCTGTGTACCCTCTGGAATTACGATGGTGGAAGAAAGAGCAGTCATAGATGCTACCAAGCAAGCAGGGGCAAAAGAAGCATATCCGATTGCTGAGCCTTTTGCTGCCGCTATTGGAGCAGGGCTTCCTGTATGGGAACCGACCGGAAGTATGGTAGTCGATATTGGTGGAGGAACTACAGAAGTAGCGATCATCTCCCTCGGCGGAATTGTCACAAGTCAGTCTATCCGTATTGCGGGGGATGAAATGGATGATAGTATCATCCAACATGTCCGTAAGCGTTACAATCTGATGATCGGGGAACGTACCGCTGAAGAAACGAAGATGGAACTTGGTGGAGCAGGAGAAGTGAACGAGATTGACGAAATGGATATAAGAGGACGCGATTTACTTACAGGTCTCCCGAAAACCATCACAATCAAAAGTGATGAAATTGTAGGTGCTATGAAAGATACCGTCGATTCCATCATTGAAACCGTGAAAAATACATTAGAAAAAACACCTCCAGAACTGGCTGCTGATATTATGGAACGCGGCATAGTTTTGACTGGGGGAGGCGCATTGCTCAAGAACATCGATACAGTCATCAGTGATGAAACAAATATGCCGGTATTTATAGCCGACGAGCCTCTCGATTGTGTGGCCATAGGTACAGGTAAATCTTTGGAATACATCCATCATTTCCGCTCTCAGCCAAATGTGGCAAGTCGAGCTAAAATGGATTAG